One segment of Leptospirillum ferrooxidans C2-3 DNA contains the following:
- a CDS encoding potassium channel family protein, whose amino-acid sequence MLNQPDIPRLVQTSDQGSLEPLQRLYIAIGVLLLLLGLGTGGYMELEGWSFSDALFMSVITLSTVGYQTVHHLDVRGEYFTIILIVTGVGTVGYAIATLSELVLEGHVYKLLGGRRMDRKIAALKDHIIVCGYGKIGSLVSEGLHVRNIPFLVIEENPVNVQEAIAKGYLVLSGNAADEEVLRQAGVIRARSLLVTLTSRPAESVYVTMSSRLENPDMTIIAMATDPKAESKLLRAGATKVVSPFALGSHRMILALTRPTLLDVIDIIAGKGDTGLALEEIPVPQNSPFIGMTVERFSRSLMIKSHVVAILKSGESALMLPSAETILSAGDQMVMIGERLELDRIAMELSGMAAI is encoded by the coding sequence ATGTTGAATCAGCCCGACATTCCTCGACTGGTGCAAACGTCTGATCAAGGCTCCCTGGAGCCCCTCCAGCGGCTCTATATCGCTATCGGAGTTCTTCTCCTTTTGTTGGGACTGGGAACCGGTGGCTATATGGAGCTTGAAGGGTGGTCGTTTAGCGATGCCCTCTTCATGTCTGTCATCACGTTGTCTACCGTCGGATACCAGACTGTCCATCATCTGGATGTCAGGGGCGAATACTTTACAATCATTCTGATTGTCACCGGTGTCGGCACAGTTGGTTATGCGATTGCCACGCTGAGTGAACTGGTTCTTGAGGGTCATGTCTACAAATTGCTGGGAGGCCGGCGGATGGACCGGAAAATAGCCGCGCTCAAGGACCACATTATTGTTTGCGGGTATGGAAAAATTGGATCACTCGTATCCGAAGGACTTCATGTCCGGAACATTCCCTTTCTGGTCATCGAGGAAAATCCTGTCAATGTTCAGGAGGCCATTGCCAAGGGCTATCTGGTCCTGAGTGGAAATGCGGCGGATGAAGAGGTTCTCCGGCAAGCTGGTGTGATCAGGGCCAGATCCCTTCTGGTGACGCTCACATCGCGGCCAGCCGAATCGGTTTATGTGACGATGAGCTCCCGTCTTGAAAATCCGGATATGACGATCATTGCGATGGCGACAGATCCCAAGGCAGAATCGAAGCTCCTGAGGGCTGGAGCGACGAAAGTAGTGTCTCCTTTTGCGCTTGGAAGCCACCGGATGATTCTTGCCCTGACGAGGCCAACGCTTCTGGATGTCATCGACATCATTGCGGGGAAGGGGGACACAGGTTTGGCACTTGAAGAAATTCCGGTTCCCCAGAACTCTCCTTTTATCGGAATGACCGTCGAGCGGTTCTCCCGGAGTCTCATGATCAAAAGCCATGTGGTTGCGATCCTGAAATCGGGGGAATCGGCCCTGATGCTTCCCAGTGCTGAAACAATCCTGTCAGCGGGGGACCAGATGGTGATGATCGGGGAACGACTGGAGCTTGACCGGATCGCGATGGAGCTTTCTGGAATGGCAGCCATCTGA
- the dapA gene encoding 4-hydroxy-tetrahydrodipicolinate synthase: MFSGSMVALVTPFKAGKIDESALRRLVDFHIQEGTAALVPTGTTGESATLDHSEHERVIAICVEQSARRIKVLAGTGSNSTHEAIRLTKSAMAIGVDGALVITPYYNRPTQEGLFRHYEALAMAVDIPMVIYNVPVRTGVNITPQTIERLSSIAAFVGVKEACGQMSQIIELFSRVGSKMGIYSGDDLLTYPVMALGGAGVISVSANLVPRKMADLVELCLAGEWEKARLVHESLVPLHMALGLETNPIPIKTAMGLSGILSNEMRLPLVPMSDGNTQSLSKVLDAMGLLKKESK, encoded by the coding sequence TTGTTTAGCGGATCGATGGTAGCATTGGTGACTCCGTTCAAAGCGGGAAAAATTGATGAGTCGGCCCTCAGGAGACTTGTGGATTTCCACATTCAAGAGGGAACGGCGGCGCTTGTTCCGACCGGTACGACGGGGGAGTCCGCGACACTTGACCACTCCGAACATGAGCGGGTGATCGCGATCTGTGTCGAGCAGTCGGCCAGACGGATCAAGGTTCTGGCGGGAACGGGCTCAAACAGCACCCATGAAGCCATCCGGCTCACGAAATCGGCAATGGCAATCGGTGTCGACGGTGCGCTGGTCATCACCCCCTACTACAACCGTCCGACACAGGAAGGTCTGTTTCGCCATTATGAGGCTCTTGCCATGGCGGTGGATATTCCTATGGTCATATACAATGTGCCGGTGCGAACAGGTGTGAACATCACCCCCCAGACGATCGAGCGTCTGTCCTCTATTGCGGCCTTTGTCGGAGTGAAAGAAGCCTGTGGCCAAATGTCCCAGATTATTGAACTCTTTTCCCGAGTCGGCTCAAAAATGGGGATTTATTCGGGCGATGATCTCCTGACCTATCCTGTGATGGCTCTCGGGGGAGCTGGTGTGATTTCGGTCTCGGCGAACCTTGTGCCGCGGAAAATGGCGGACCTTGTCGAGCTTTGTCTTGCGGGGGAATGGGAGAAGGCCAGACTTGTCCACGAATCCCTTGTCCCCCTTCATATGGCTCTGGGTCTTGAAACCAACCCGATTCCGATCAAGACCGCCATGGGGCTTTCGGGGATCCTGTCCAATGAGATGCGTCTTCCCCTTGTGCCGATGTCTGACGGGAACACCCAGTCTTTGTCAAAGGTGCTCGATGCCATGGGGCTTCTCAAAAAGGAATCCAAATGA
- a CDS encoding 4-hydroxybenzoate octaprenyltransferase yields the protein MTPNPPAVFSIKWFSVILELIRFDRPAGTLLLFLPGFWALLAAWRGAPPPKLLLIFFLGSFFMRSAGCAINDILDRHVDGAVERTKNRPIVSGRISVGWALAVFFFFCTLSAFLLLFLNLLTLKVAFVGLLATILYPLFKRFFPLPQLFMGLPFGMVAPIMAWTASKNELSMGAVFIGLAGLFWSTAYDLIYAISDREDDVKAGVRSGAVTFGDRLWLAILFFGLLSGLFLFLASYSLGIFKALPLSILLFVLLIFFQSFKVRGGVTPVYAQKLFKSHVFLGVIVAMGFLLEAPILL from the coding sequence ATGACACCCAATCCTCCGGCCGTATTTTCGATCAAATGGTTTTCCGTCATTTTGGAATTGATCCGATTTGATCGCCCTGCCGGAACACTCCTGCTCTTTCTTCCCGGGTTCTGGGCGCTTCTTGCCGCATGGCGAGGAGCGCCTCCCCCCAAACTTCTGCTGATTTTTTTTCTGGGCTCCTTTTTCATGAGATCTGCAGGTTGTGCTATTAACGATATCCTGGACAGACATGTGGATGGAGCGGTTGAACGGACAAAAAATCGTCCGATTGTTTCTGGCAGGATATCGGTTGGATGGGCTCTTGCCGTATTTTTCTTTTTCTGTACCCTGTCGGCCTTTTTGCTGTTGTTTTTAAATCTTTTGACGCTGAAAGTGGCGTTTGTGGGACTTTTGGCCACGATCCTCTATCCCCTTTTCAAGAGATTTTTTCCACTCCCCCAGCTGTTCATGGGACTTCCTTTTGGAATGGTGGCTCCCATCATGGCATGGACTGCTTCGAAGAACGAACTTTCAATGGGAGCAGTTTTTATCGGGTTGGCGGGACTCTTCTGGTCGACCGCCTATGACCTGATCTATGCCATCAGCGACAGGGAGGACGATGTCAAGGCGGGAGTCCGGTCTGGCGCGGTGACCTTCGGTGATCGATTATGGCTCGCCATTTTATTCTTCGGCCTTCTCTCCGGTCTTTTCCTTTTTCTGGCGTCTTATTCGCTCGGGATCTTCAAGGCTCTTCCTTTATCCATCTTGCTGTTTGTCTTGCTGATTTTCTTCCAGTCCTTTAAGGTGAGGGGAGGAGTGACTCCGGTTTATGCCCAGAAGCTGTTCAAGTCACATGTTTTTCTTGGAGTGATTGTGGCGATGGGGTTTTTGTTGGAGGCACCCATTCTCCTGTAA
- a CDS encoding argininosuccinate synthase → MEKHGANRPLKVVLAYSGGLDTSVIITWLKETYGCSVVAFCADLGQGEDLEEIRGKAEATGASEVYVRDLRAEFVSDFVFPMIQAGAIYEDGYLLGTSIARPLIAKAQMEICRLTGADAVAHGATGKGNDQVRFEMAYAYFDPKVKVIAPWREWTMESRSDLIHYAKKHRIPIQATLEKPYSIDRNLLHTSYEGGILEDPWMAPPEEIFSLTVNPVNAPDQPAEVIVSFEKGIPFAINGNILDPVTLLTEVNRLGGEHGIGRVDLVESRYVGMKSRGVYETPGGTILHAAHRALETLTLDREVLNLKASLVPRIANLIYNGYWFSPEKEALWSLVKKTQERVTGDVRLLLSKGSVRVLGRRSPYSLYRKDLATFEKDGVYRQADAGGFINILALRLKLYSDQVGGGEF, encoded by the coding sequence ATGGAAAAACATGGTGCAAACCGTCCACTGAAAGTTGTTCTGGCCTATTCCGGTGGGCTTGATACCTCGGTGATCATTACATGGCTCAAGGAGACATACGGATGTTCGGTCGTCGCTTTTTGCGCCGATCTCGGTCAGGGAGAGGATCTTGAGGAGATTCGCGGGAAAGCCGAGGCGACAGGGGCATCCGAGGTCTATGTTCGCGATTTGAGGGCGGAATTTGTTTCGGATTTTGTCTTTCCGATGATTCAGGCAGGTGCGATCTATGAGGACGGCTATCTTTTGGGAACATCGATTGCCCGTCCGCTTATCGCCAAGGCCCAGATGGAAATTTGCCGCTTGACGGGAGCCGATGCCGTTGCCCATGGAGCCACCGGAAAAGGGAACGACCAGGTCCGATTTGAAATGGCCTATGCCTATTTTGATCCTAAAGTGAAAGTCATCGCTCCCTGGCGGGAATGGACGATGGAGTCCCGTTCCGATCTGATCCATTATGCGAAAAAACATCGGATTCCCATTCAGGCAACGCTTGAGAAACCTTATTCCATCGACAGGAATCTTCTTCATACAAGCTATGAGGGAGGAATCCTGGAGGATCCGTGGATGGCTCCCCCCGAGGAAATTTTCTCCCTGACGGTCAATCCGGTGAATGCCCCCGACCAGCCAGCGGAAGTGATTGTTTCATTCGAGAAAGGCATTCCTTTTGCGATCAACGGAAATATCCTTGATCCAGTGACACTCCTGACCGAGGTGAACCGGCTGGGAGGTGAGCACGGGATCGGAAGGGTCGACCTGGTGGAAAGCCGGTATGTGGGTATGAAATCGAGAGGTGTCTACGAAACACCGGGAGGAACCATTCTCCATGCGGCGCACAGGGCACTCGAGACATTGACCCTCGATCGAGAAGTTCTGAACCTCAAGGCGTCCCTTGTTCCCCGAATTGCGAACCTCATTTACAACGGATACTGGTTCAGCCCCGAAAAAGAAGCCTTGTGGTCCCTGGTCAAGAAAACCCAGGAGCGGGTTACCGGAGATGTCCGTCTTCTCCTGTCCAAGGGTTCTGTCAGGGTCCTTGGTCGCCGCTCGCCCTATAGCCTTTATCGAAAAGATCTTGCAACCTTTGAAAAGGATGGTGTCTATCGCCAGGCGGATGCGGGAGGATTCATCAATATTCTCGCCTTGAGGCTGAAGCTGTATTCGGATCAGGTCGGAGGAGGTGAGTTTTGA
- the argF gene encoding ornithine carbamoyltransferase: protein MKKGTRSFLQLADLSEESAAYLLDFSVRIKKNPELFENMLRRQTVGLIFEKASTRTRLSFEAGVHQMGGDTLFLGTDSQLSRGESVEDTARVVGGYLDLVIMRTFGHDRIERFAEYCPVPVINGLTDLHHPCQALSDFAYARELFSELRGLPVTYIGDGNNMAHSLMEAAALFGAKMTVSTPREYRPDTEILRMSDERARKNGGFVRWLEDPLLASEQAMLLYTDVWTSMGQEGEKSIRELEFAGYQINEGILQVADPKAVIFHCLPAYRGLEITASAIDGPQSRVFLQAQYRLYLQKAVMLFCLGKDS, encoded by the coding sequence TTGAAAAAAGGAACCAGATCTTTTCTCCAGCTTGCGGATCTCTCGGAGGAGTCCGCCGCATACCTTCTGGATTTTTCCGTCCGGATCAAAAAAAATCCCGAACTTTTCGAGAATATGCTTCGCCGGCAGACAGTGGGTCTGATCTTTGAGAAGGCCTCGACAAGAACCCGGCTTTCCTTTGAAGCCGGCGTCCACCAGATGGGCGGTGACACTCTCTTTCTCGGAACAGATTCCCAGCTCTCAAGGGGAGAATCGGTGGAAGATACTGCCCGAGTCGTCGGGGGGTATCTCGATCTTGTGATCATGAGAACCTTTGGCCATGACCGGATCGAACGGTTTGCCGAGTACTGTCCGGTTCCTGTCATCAATGGGCTTACCGATCTCCATCACCCCTGCCAGGCTCTTTCGGACTTTGCTTATGCCCGGGAGCTTTTCTCTGAACTTCGGGGGCTCCCTGTGACCTATATCGGGGACGGTAATAATATGGCCCATTCCCTGATGGAGGCGGCGGCGCTTTTTGGGGCAAAGATGACGGTGTCGACCCCAAGGGAATACCGCCCGGATACCGAGATCCTCAGAATGAGCGATGAACGTGCCCGGAAAAACGGGGGATTCGTCCGCTGGCTCGAAGATCCTCTCCTGGCCTCCGAACAGGCAATGCTTCTCTACACGGATGTCTGGACCAGCATGGGGCAGGAGGGGGAAAAATCCATCCGTGAACTTGAGTTTGCGGGATATCAGATCAATGAGGGAATCCTCCAGGTCGCGGATCCGAAAGCGGTCATCTTTCATTGCCTTCCTGCCTATCGCGGGCTTGAAATTACGGCTTCAGCCATCGATGGACCACAGTCAAGGGTGTTCCTTCAGGCCCAGTACAGACTCTATCTGCAGAAAGCTGTCATGCTGTTCTGTTTGGGAAAGGATTCTTAA
- a CDS encoding aspartate aminotransferase family protein, protein MNTSKMKTSSPIGQGSWVERGARVLLGNYSRESLVFEKGKGSFLFDTRGDGYLDFLGGIAIHVLGHSYPSIVHAIQKQAQRVTHTSNLYYNIPAIELAEMLVEKTFADRVFFSNSGTEAIEAALKLARRFGNPRGRFEIISMENSFHGRTLGAMTMTGQQKVREGFGPLPEGFSYARYNDMDHVISQKTDRTVAVVVEPVQGEIGVIPATKEFMRDLRHWTHQEGILLILDEIQTGMGRTGALFAHELYGIVPDILVASKALGGGLPLGALLTTEHLSTFLPPGSHGSTFGGNPVSCAAGLALLKSLYDEDFLPTRIGVMSDYLWKGLSELSSRHKGKILEIRGFGFMVGVRVSSSAKEMKNQFLESHVLVNATGLSDDVVRLLPPVSVGYDEMDQFLNVFDRILERSPALKG, encoded by the coding sequence ATGAATACTTCCAAAATGAAAACGTCATCGCCAATCGGGCAGGGATCCTGGGTTGAACGGGGGGCGCGAGTGCTACTGGGAAACTATTCCAGGGAGAGTCTGGTTTTCGAAAAGGGAAAAGGAAGCTTCCTTTTCGACACAAGGGGTGATGGTTACCTCGATTTCCTGGGGGGGATCGCGATCCATGTCTTGGGCCATTCCTACCCGTCCATTGTTCATGCTATTCAGAAACAGGCGCAGAGAGTCACCCATACCTCCAATCTCTACTATAATATTCCCGCCATTGAGCTTGCCGAGATGCTTGTCGAGAAAACCTTTGCGGACCGGGTTTTCTTTTCCAATTCCGGGACAGAGGCCATTGAGGCAGCCCTCAAGCTAGCCCGGCGTTTCGGGAATCCGCGCGGTCGCTTTGAGATCATTTCCATGGAAAACAGTTTCCATGGAAGGACGCTCGGCGCGATGACCATGACCGGACAACAAAAGGTCCGGGAAGGCTTTGGTCCTTTGCCTGAAGGCTTTTCCTATGCCCGTTACAATGACATGGATCATGTGATTTCCCAGAAAACCGATCGGACAGTGGCTGTTGTTGTTGAGCCTGTGCAGGGAGAGATTGGCGTCATCCCGGCAACGAAAGAGTTCATGAGGGATCTGAGGCATTGGACCCATCAGGAAGGGATCCTGTTGATCCTTGACGAGATCCAGACCGGAATGGGGAGAACCGGCGCCCTTTTCGCCCATGAGCTGTACGGGATCGTGCCGGATATTCTGGTGGCCTCAAAGGCTCTTGGTGGGGGACTTCCATTGGGGGCGCTCTTGACGACGGAACATCTGTCCACATTCCTTCCTCCGGGATCCCACGGCTCCACCTTCGGGGGAAATCCGGTCTCCTGTGCCGCCGGATTGGCCTTGTTGAAATCTCTCTACGATGAGGATTTTTTGCCTACGAGGATCGGTGTGATGTCGGACTATCTCTGGAAGGGGCTTTCCGAGCTGTCCAGCCGCCACAAAGGAAAGATTCTGGAGATCCGGGGTTTTGGTTTTATGGTGGGAGTAAGAGTTTCCAGTTCGGCAAAAGAGATGAAGAACCAGTTTCTGGAAAGCCATGTCCTTGTCAATGCCACAGGACTGTCTGATGATGTTGTCCGTCTCTTGCCGCCTGTTTCGGTCGGATATGACGAGATGGACCAGTTTTTGAACGTGTTTGACCGGATTCTGGAACGATCTCCGGCTCTGAAAGGGTAA
- the lysA gene encoding diaminopimelate decarboxylase — protein sequence MKQFHYENGELYVESVPVEKIIREVGSPAYIYSERAISDSYASYQEAFSSHKTVIAYAMKANGNLSILSLLGKKGSGADVVSGGELFRAMKAGIPPDRIVFAGVGKTEQEMKEALEAGILMFNVESSMELDTLSKVASRMGVTANVALRVNPDVDPQTHPYISTGLKKSKFGVPVKEALAEYLRASKLPGIRLTGIHQHIGSQLTQIAPFRDSFTRMIAFSEALKEKGIGISWLDVGGGLGIRYDDEKVPTPGDISREILSRVKDPSQGIILEPGRSIVGNSGILVTQVLYVKKTEVKTFYIGDAGMNDLIRPSLYGAFHDLWPIRVREGASVKADLVGPVCETGDFLVQDRDLPPIKAGDLVSVMSAGAYGFAMASNYNARPRPPEILVSGDRFEVIRPRETYEDLIRSESAR from the coding sequence GTGAAGCAGTTTCATTATGAAAATGGTGAGCTCTATGTAGAGTCGGTCCCTGTCGAGAAAATCATCCGGGAGGTGGGATCTCCCGCGTATATTTATAGCGAGCGCGCCATCAGCGACAGCTATGCGTCCTATCAGGAGGCTTTTTCATCCCATAAAACGGTCATTGCCTATGCGATGAAAGCTAACGGCAATCTGTCGATCCTTTCGCTTCTTGGGAAAAAGGGTTCAGGTGCTGATGTTGTCTCCGGTGGAGAACTGTTCCGGGCCATGAAGGCCGGTATACCCCCCGATAGGATCGTTTTTGCCGGTGTCGGAAAAACCGAGCAGGAAATGAAAGAAGCCCTTGAGGCGGGAATCCTGATGTTCAACGTCGAATCCTCCATGGAGCTCGACACTTTATCGAAGGTGGCCTCCCGGATGGGCGTTACCGCCAACGTCGCCCTGAGGGTCAATCCGGATGTCGATCCACAAACTCATCCCTATATCTCCACCGGACTCAAGAAAAGCAAATTCGGGGTTCCGGTAAAAGAGGCACTTGCCGAGTATCTGCGCGCATCGAAGCTTCCGGGAATCCGTCTGACCGGTATCCACCAGCATATCGGCTCCCAGTTGACGCAGATTGCTCCCTTTCGGGATTCTTTTACGCGGATGATCGCTTTTTCGGAAGCGCTCAAGGAAAAAGGGATCGGGATCTCATGGCTGGACGTTGGTGGTGGACTCGGGATCCGATACGATGATGAAAAGGTTCCGACGCCAGGGGATATCAGCCGGGAAATCCTCTCAAGGGTCAAGGATCCCTCCCAGGGGATCATCCTGGAGCCAGGAAGATCCATTGTCGGAAACTCCGGAATTCTGGTGACGCAGGTTCTCTACGTCAAAAAGACCGAAGTAAAGACCTTCTACATCGGGGACGCGGGAATGAACGACCTGATCCGCCCCTCCCTCTATGGAGCCTTCCACGATCTTTGGCCGATTCGTGTTCGTGAAGGAGCCTCCGTCAAGGCCGATCTCGTGGGGCCTGTCTGCGAAACCGGAGACTTTCTGGTCCAGGACAGGGATCTTCCTCCGATCAAGGCGGGAGATCTGGTTTCGGTCATGAGTGCCGGGGCCTATGGTTTTGCGATGGCCTCAAACTATAATGCCCGGCCAAGACCTCCGGAGATTCTTGTCAGCGGTGACCGCTTTGAGGTCATTCGTCCCCGGGAAACCTATGAGGACCTGATCCGTTCGGAGTCGGCGCGTTGA
- a CDS encoding MFS transporter — MKSEEMNPVEKKALMGLSLIYATRMFGLFIVLPVLSLYAKKLPGADPVWLGLALGGYGLTQALLQVPFGTLSDRIGRKPVIVIGLLIFAAGSIIAAMAHSIGVLLVGRLLQGSGAVASVITALMADLTREEVRTRAMAGIGMSIGLAFAVGMIVGPIVAAHYDVGALFWMTGVLSLLAILILYVIVPNPPAHVKNTMGLSVKDLGKVLSNPSLIRLDFSVFILHASLTSVFVAFPILLSRFIPEKNLWHVYLPVILSGLFLMVPGMIYAEKKKKLKKMFLFSIALIVVSFVVFLFGYHSKAGLITGLTIFFIGFNLLEPIMPSIMTRFAKHKTRGTSSGVFSMSQFMGAFAGGLSGGILVSLSEKTLFGGLLLLSLFWFFYARGLTDPNHLEVFEENVVVDPSRITPLVLTLDGMKGVVDCRYFEGTGVLWVKYLSSAMTREEVAGHVESARHSSTGANV, encoded by the coding sequence ATGAAGTCTGAAGAGATGAACCCTGTTGAGAAGAAGGCCCTTATGGGGCTTTCGCTGATTTACGCCACACGCATGTTTGGCCTGTTCATTGTGCTCCCTGTCCTGAGCCTGTATGCCAAAAAACTTCCGGGTGCGGATCCGGTATGGCTTGGTCTTGCCCTTGGCGGCTATGGGTTGACTCAAGCGCTTCTGCAGGTTCCGTTCGGGACCCTTTCCGACCGGATAGGACGAAAGCCGGTTATTGTCATCGGTCTTTTGATCTTTGCGGCCGGATCGATCATTGCAGCCATGGCCCATTCGATCGGAGTCCTTTTGGTAGGACGTCTTTTGCAGGGCTCCGGCGCCGTTGCTTCGGTGATCACCGCCCTGATGGCCGACCTGACACGGGAAGAGGTTCGGACCAGGGCGATGGCGGGTATCGGTATGTCGATCGGTCTTGCCTTTGCTGTCGGGATGATCGTCGGACCGATTGTGGCAGCACATTACGATGTCGGGGCACTTTTCTGGATGACCGGAGTCCTTTCTCTTCTGGCCATTCTGATTTTGTACGTGATTGTTCCCAATCCTCCCGCACACGTTAAAAACACAATGGGGCTTTCGGTCAAGGATCTGGGAAAGGTCCTTTCCAATCCTTCCCTCATACGGCTGGATTTCTCTGTTTTTATTCTCCATGCATCACTCACGTCCGTTTTTGTGGCCTTCCCTATTTTGCTCTCCCGCTTCATTCCCGAAAAAAATCTCTGGCATGTCTATTTGCCTGTGATTCTCTCGGGACTCTTTCTGATGGTCCCGGGGATGATCTATGCGGAAAAGAAGAAAAAACTGAAGAAAATGTTTTTGTTCTCCATCGCTCTGATCGTGGTGAGCTTTGTGGTCTTTCTGTTCGGCTATCATTCAAAGGCCGGACTCATTACAGGCCTGACGATCTTTTTCATCGGATTTAACCTTCTCGAACCCATCATGCCATCGATCATGACGAGGTTTGCCAAACACAAGACCCGAGGAACCTCTTCTGGAGTGTTCAGCATGAGCCAGTTCATGGGGGCGTTTGCAGGGGGCCTCTCAGGAGGAATCCTGGTCTCTCTTTCCGAAAAGACGCTCTTCGGTGGCCTTTTGCTTCTCTCTCTTTTCTGGTTCTTTTATGCTCGAGGACTGACGGATCCAAACCATCTGGAAGTTTTTGAAGAAAATGTTGTTGTCGATCCGTCCAGGATCACTCCTTTGGTATTGACGCTTGATGGAATGAAGGGTGTTGTGGATTGCCGGTATTTTGAAGGGACCGGCGTTCTCTGGGTGAAGTATCTCAGTTCGGCCATGACCCGGGAGGAGGTTGCCGGGCATGTTGAATCAGCCCGACATTCCTCGACTGGTGCAAACGTCTGA
- the argH gene encoding argininosuccinate lyase has product MEKGAPLPDKPWGGRFQEATDEEVLAYTESISFDQTLWRQDIRGSGAHAKMLVKVGILTGEEGDAILLGLSEIAEEFEKGTFPVRPELEDIHMNIERRLFEKIGTPAHKLHTARSRNDQVALDLRLYVVDEASALVGLLRDLLDVILEKAEGGVDLLMPGYTHLQPAQPITGGYYYLCHAERLLRDLDRVKDVRRRAGISPLGSGALAGTTFPIDRHYVADLLGLQGITGNGLDAVSDRDFAADFLHALSLLMVHLSQWAEEWILWSTSEFSVLEIPDRYMTGSSMMPQKKNPDILELTRGRAGRVLGDYVSLMTLLKALPGGYNRDLQEDKEQLFDAVSVGKRAVSMMTSLCGQARLKEEKLRSRLSSGGLLATDMAEDLVRMGVPFREAHAIVGRIVAHSDKLGLSLSEMSDEDLSRFYEGFPKGYAKCLTPEMAVSRRNHPGGPARERVLERISAIRSILAEFR; this is encoded by the coding sequence ATGGAAAAGGGGGCTCCTCTTCCCGACAAGCCTTGGGGTGGCCGATTCCAGGAGGCGACAGATGAGGAAGTTCTGGCTTACACCGAGTCCATCTCCTTCGATCAGACCCTCTGGCGCCAGGATATCAGGGGTTCCGGCGCCCATGCGAAAATGCTTGTCAAAGTCGGCATTCTGACCGGAGAAGAAGGGGATGCGATTCTCCTTGGACTTTCGGAGATCGCCGAAGAATTTGAAAAGGGGACCTTTCCCGTTCGTCCGGAACTTGAAGATATCCACATGAATATCGAGCGACGGCTTTTTGAAAAGATCGGAACCCCGGCACACAAGCTCCATACGGCAAGAAGCCGGAATGATCAGGTGGCTCTCGACCTGAGGCTTTATGTAGTGGACGAGGCCAGTGCCCTTGTGGGACTTTTGAGGGATCTCCTTGATGTGATTCTTGAAAAGGCCGAGGGGGGGGTGGACCTTCTGATGCCGGGCTATACCCATCTCCAGCCGGCCCAGCCCATCACGGGAGGCTATTATTATCTTTGCCATGCCGAACGTCTCTTGCGGGATCTGGACCGGGTGAAGGATGTCCGACGACGCGCGGGGATTTCTCCTCTGGGGTCGGGAGCTCTGGCGGGAACGACCTTCCCCATCGACCGCCATTATGTGGCCGATCTTCTGGGGCTTCAGGGGATTACCGGAAATGGACTCGATGCTGTTTCGGACAGGGACTTCGCCGCGGATTTCCTGCATGCGCTTTCCCTTTTGATGGTCCACCTGTCCCAGTGGGCTGAAGAGTGGATCCTTTGGTCGACAAGCGAATTTTCCGTCCTCGAGATTCCGGACCGCTACATGACGGGATCGAGTATGATGCCCCAGAAAAAAAATCCCGATATCCTTGAGTTGACCAGAGGACGCGCAGGCCGCGTTCTGGGGGATTATGTTTCTCTCATGACCCTTTTGAAGGCTCTTCCCGGTGGATATAATCGGGATCTTCAGGAGGACAAGGAGCAGCTTTTTGACGCTGTTTCAGTGGGGAAACGAGCTGTCTCGATGATGACATCGCTTTGCGGGCAGGCCCGTCTTAAAGAGGAAAAGCTTCGTTCCAGGCTTTCCTCCGGTGGGCTCCTGGCAACAGATATGGCTGAGGATCTTGTCAGAATGGGTGTTCCCTTCAGGGAGGCCCACGCGATCGTGGGCAGGATCGTAGCTCATTCGGACAAGCTTGGCTTGTCCCTTTCGGAGATGTCCGATGAAGATCTCTCCCGATTTTATGAGGGTTTTCCGAAAGGCTATGCCAAATGCCTGACACCGGAAATGGCTGTTTCGAGAAGGAATCATCCGGGTGGACCGGCCAGAGAGAGGGTTCTGGAACGCATCTCAGCCATCCGCTCGATTTTGGCTGAATTCCGGTGA